A portion of the Thalassotalea sp. LPB0316 genome contains these proteins:
- a CDS encoding cytochrome c oxidase assembly factor Coa1 family protein, with product MEKEYLSGMGKASVVPEEIKGWNWGAFLLNWLWGIGNSTYIALLMFVPFVNFIMLFVLGAKGNEWAWRNRTWRDVEHFKSTQKKWRNAGLIIVFITVFIIFIPLMDMMKGKAYQMSLDAVTSNPQVIALVGNNPEPGYFVLGEISTSGASGSANLNYTIKGAEAQAQVYVYATKFGEQWTLKEVLVVNHDTGQKVVVLTQSK from the coding sequence ATGGAAAAGGAATATCTTTCGGGAATGGGTAAAGCGTCAGTTGTGCCCGAAGAAATCAAAGGTTGGAATTGGGGAGCTTTTTTACTCAATTGGCTATGGGGTATTGGCAATAGCACATATATCGCGCTGCTGATGTTTGTGCCTTTTGTTAACTTCATCATGCTCTTTGTTTTAGGTGCTAAAGGTAACGAGTGGGCATGGCGCAATCGCACGTGGCGCGATGTTGAACACTTTAAATCTACTCAGAAAAAGTGGCGAAACGCAGGGCTCATTATAGTATTTATTACTGTGTTCATCATATTCATCCCATTGATGGATATGATGAAAGGCAAGGCGTATCAAATGTCATTAGATGCAGTGACATCAAACCCTCAAGTAATCGCATTGGTGGGTAACAACCCTGAACCGGGCTATTTTGTTTTAGGCGAAATCTCAACCTCTGGCGCGAGTGGTTCGGCTAATTTAAATTACACCATTAAAGGCGCTGAAGCCCAAGCGCAAGTTTACGTTTATGCCACGAAATTTGGCGAGCAATGGACACTCAAAGAAGTGTTAGTGGTGAACCACGACACTGGCCAAAAGGTGGTTGTGCTAACCCAATCAAAATAG
- the iadA gene encoding beta-aspartyl-peptidase translates to MKLLKQGRVYAPQDLGRKDVLIAGGKIIAIEDEITMPNSGFVEVIDARGKLVVPGFVDSLVHITGGGGEGGFTTRTPEMHINDAVVGGVTTLVGVLGTDAITRSLENLLAKAKELKALGLSVYCYTGSYHLPAVTITESITKDIMLIDEFIGVGEVAIADHRATPVDHLTLAQVASQARTGGMLASKSGIVSIHVGDDKQGLNLLREVAEYSAIPVGQFYPTHINRTKALLADGIEFAKQGGYIDFTTSTTAQILAQGEVAAAQALAIALQEGVDIGQLTMSSDGNASLPVFDDKAKLIDLQLGEVKTLHQSFVEAINCYQVDIELALRSVTSSPADILALKQKGRLILGNDADINLLDEQSLAIDSVIANGAFLMRANTLITNAYF, encoded by the coding sequence ATGAAATTATTAAAACAAGGTCGAGTGTATGCGCCACAGGATTTAGGGCGGAAGGATGTTTTAATTGCCGGCGGTAAAATAATCGCCATCGAAGATGAAATAACCATGCCCAATAGTGGTTTTGTTGAAGTTATCGATGCTAGAGGCAAGCTTGTTGTACCGGGTTTTGTCGATTCACTCGTTCATATTACCGGCGGTGGTGGTGAAGGGGGATTTACCACGCGCACGCCAGAAATGCACATTAACGATGCGGTCGTTGGTGGTGTGACGACATTAGTTGGTGTATTAGGTACAGATGCTATCACCCGTAGTTTGGAAAACTTGCTCGCCAAGGCAAAAGAGCTTAAAGCCCTTGGCTTGTCGGTTTATTGTTATACCGGCTCTTACCATTTGCCGGCGGTGACGATAACAGAATCAATTACCAAAGATATTATGCTCATTGACGAGTTTATTGGCGTGGGGGAGGTCGCCATTGCCGATCATCGCGCAACGCCTGTTGATCACCTAACCCTAGCGCAAGTAGCCTCACAAGCGAGAACCGGCGGCATGCTAGCGAGTAAATCAGGTATTGTGAGTATTCATGTTGGCGACGATAAGCAAGGGCTCAATTTATTGCGAGAAGTCGCCGAGTATAGCGCTATCCCGGTAGGACAGTTTTATCCAACCCATATTAACCGCACAAAAGCGCTGCTAGCAGACGGTATAGAGTTTGCAAAGCAAGGTGGCTATATTGATTTTACTACCAGCACGACTGCGCAAATTTTAGCACAAGGTGAAGTTGCTGCTGCACAAGCGCTTGCCATCGCCTTACAAGAAGGTGTTGATATTGGGCAACTTACCATGAGCTCCGACGGTAACGCGAGTTTGCCGGTATTTGATGACAAAGCAAAACTCATCGACTTACAACTTGGTGAAGTTAAAACCTTACATCAGTCGTTTGTTGAAGCAATAAATTGTTATCAGGTCGATATTGAGTTGGCACTGCGCAGTGTCACTAGCTCACCTGCCGATATCCTCGCGCTCAAACAAAAAGGCCGATTAATCCTTGGTAATGACGCCGACATCAACTTACTTGATGAGCAAAGTTTAGCTATTGATAGTGTGATAGCTAATGGCGCGTTTTTAATGCGGGCTAACACCTTGATCACTAATGCCTATTTTTAG
- the yfcC gene encoding putative basic amino acid antiporter YfcC has protein sequence MPDALIILFFVVLVAAILTHVIPAGSFQMSVPSEGEKAMIIADSFRLQSTQGVPIFADSGGVGFFNFAFEGMVSGTKWGSAIGVMMFIIITGGAFGIVMKTGAVNNGILALINKTQKLDYLFIPLLFVMFSLGGAIFGMGEEAIAFCIVLLPLMRALGYDALTTVLVTYVATQIGFAASWMNPFSVAIAQGIADVPLLSGTPFRMTMWSVFTLVGVIFTVKHANQIKAQTSGTDQRQAEITLSAGEFSKVDAVILSIFALSIAWVIWGVVEKGYYLPEIASQFFAMGCVIAAVAVIGKRIVLNDAADAFKHGAQELLPAAMIVGMAKGIVILLGGDDPSQPSVLNTLLHYAGQTIGDFPSYVSALLMLVFQSVFNFFIASGSGQAALTMPLMAPLADLVGVTRQVAVLAFQLGDGLTNIIIPTSASLIGCLGVAKVDWVIWAKFIAKFMLVLIALAASFVVFAVMINFS, from the coding sequence ATGCCTGACGCGCTGATTATTTTGTTTTTTGTGGTACTGGTTGCAGCCATTTTAACCCATGTTATTCCTGCGGGCAGTTTTCAAATGTCGGTGCCTAGTGAGGGTGAAAAAGCGATGATCATCGCAGATAGCTTTCGCTTACAAAGCACACAAGGCGTGCCAATTTTTGCCGATAGTGGGGGCGTTGGTTTTTTTAACTTTGCCTTTGAAGGTATGGTTTCAGGAACCAAGTGGGGATCGGCGATTGGCGTGATGATGTTTATCATTATTACCGGCGGTGCTTTTGGTATTGTCATGAAAACCGGTGCGGTAAATAACGGCATTTTGGCCTTGATCAACAAAACGCAGAAACTTGATTATCTGTTTATCCCTTTGCTATTCGTCATGTTTTCACTCGGTGGTGCGATATTCGGTATGGGAGAAGAAGCGATAGCTTTTTGCATTGTCTTGTTGCCGCTCATGCGGGCACTTGGCTACGATGCCCTAACCACAGTATTGGTCACTTATGTTGCCACTCAGATTGGCTTTGCCGCGTCATGGATGAATCCATTTAGCGTTGCTATTGCGCAAGGTATTGCTGATGTGCCGTTATTGTCGGGGACACCATTTCGCATGACCATGTGGAGTGTATTTACCCTTGTCGGTGTTATTTTTACCGTCAAACACGCTAACCAGATCAAAGCACAAACCAGTGGCACAGACCAAAGACAAGCAGAGATAACACTTAGTGCCGGTGAATTTAGTAAAGTAGATGCGGTGATTTTATCGATCTTTGCTTTGTCGATCGCTTGGGTGATTTGGGGCGTGGTAGAAAAAGGCTACTACCTACCTGAAATTGCTAGCCAGTTTTTTGCTATGGGCTGTGTCATCGCTGCTGTCGCTGTCATTGGAAAACGCATTGTGCTGAACGATGCCGCAGACGCCTTCAAACACGGGGCACAAGAGTTATTGCCGGCGGCGATGATTGTTGGCATGGCAAAGGGGATCGTGATTTTACTCGGCGGCGACGATCCGAGTCAGCCGTCGGTACTCAACACCTTGTTGCATTACGCGGGTCAAACGATTGGTGATTTTCCAAGCTACGTGTCGGCGTTATTGATGTTGGTGTTTCAGTCAGTGTTTAACTTTTTTATTGCTTCTGGCTCAGGCCAAGCTGCTTTAACTATGCCCTTGATGGCGCCACTCGCTGACCTCGTTGGTGTAACCAGACAAGTTGCGGTATTGGCCTTTCAATTAGGTGACGGCTTAACCAATATTATTATTCCAACATCGGCATCACTGATCGGCTGTTTGGGGGTAGCCAAAGTCGATTGGGTTATTTGGGCTAAGTTTATCGCCAAATTTATGTTGGTGTTAATTGCCTTAGCGGCAAGTTTTGTGGTTTTTGCCGTGATGATCAACTTTAGCTAG
- a CDS encoding TonB-dependent receptor plug domain-containing protein — MKKFTLSAVALSVLAIFNANAQEGSNQSNETAAIEKITVTGSQIKGVDLEGTQPLVVIDAQAIRSSGASSISELMAQISQTRGGVGSFNTSESGATSTSTPAGQAAASLRGLGPSSTLTLINGRRVAASSFAAGTQNFVDINSIPLSAIERVEVLATGASAIYGADAVAGVINYILKTDYQGAEINGSYGNSFASSDEGRYNLNFIWGGEVAGGNLTVFADHFDRNAFHAQDRSYTRDPVLVSNYSYLPKHTPNIYYYSAYDGNEIGNPDCKTDFVTTEYGEEICAYYSNEDDQLRSALETSSAGFIYSYDFNDVTWNTDFFISNTKSRAVSSPAPIDQVDDTEGPWVGEEAIYGAFSPEVADALIYDMWIDPFDTQAGQQLWGFRYDARFASPRTVDIETDAMRLVSSLSGEWGEWFWETGITLSKSESEQVASAGIYNRYKYHAVSTGELCSNGSIADYDYDSDTLSCGAGELLGTYNPFLSGDATNDALLAMAQEMPTRDGESTVYGIDAKISGDIAEVNDHMISAAFGVEFRREEINDIPSMNARARFENDYLVDVFGFGSSLSQADRNQWGAFAEFYWPITDQIELQLAGRYDDYNDFGDTFNPKVGVTYRPHESVILRAAWSTSFRAPSLTQAGVKLRTTTATYDCSANQAVADLYCEGDGFTSSPNVLELGNANLKPEESESVSLGFAWSPSSDTHLSLDYWSFKHEQLIDTDMTAVLNDAINDASLRHCGLVPEGSMGISYEEVLCSGIVDDGVLYEFLDSNGLNIEQDGANLTQILDQWVAAGFGREDALPLYRDHVIQLDNTGTQEVSGFDLAFDHSVNFAEGRLTFSIDGTHYASFERNLAGSSDVEELIGTWRYPENIASFRLGWVGEQFYTSITADYTSSYQDDIKRLRGRNIDELEALGELDANGERDVDSWTTVRFNMGYDFDNMNLNFTVHNLFDEEPPVAYGSRRGFDSINHNALGVNYQLSFSYFFK, encoded by the coding sequence ATGAAAAAATTTACGTTATCGGCAGTAGCACTGTCTGTGTTAGCAATATTTAACGCTAATGCGCAAGAGGGAAGTAACCAATCAAACGAAACAGCTGCGATTGAAAAAATCACAGTTACCGGTAGTCAAATCAAAGGGGTTGATCTTGAAGGCACGCAACCGTTAGTGGTTATTGATGCCCAGGCTATCCGCAGCTCAGGCGCCAGTTCAATTTCAGAATTAATGGCGCAAATTAGCCAAACTCGCGGTGGTGTTGGCTCATTTAACACCTCTGAAAGTGGTGCAACTTCAACGTCAACACCTGCGGGACAAGCAGCAGCATCATTGCGAGGCTTAGGACCTTCATCAACGCTGACCTTGATCAATGGCCGCCGAGTGGCTGCTAGCTCATTTGCCGCGGGGACGCAAAACTTTGTCGATATCAACTCAATCCCACTTTCGGCGATTGAGCGAGTTGAAGTGTTGGCGACTGGTGCATCGGCAATTTACGGTGCTGATGCCGTTGCTGGGGTGATCAACTACATCCTCAAAACGGATTATCAAGGCGCTGAAATTAATGGCTCATACGGTAATAGCTTTGCCAGTTCAGATGAAGGTCGATACAACCTCAACTTCATTTGGGGTGGTGAAGTTGCCGGTGGTAACTTAACTGTTTTTGCCGATCATTTTGATCGCAACGCATTTCACGCTCAAGATAGAAGCTATACCCGTGATCCTGTACTGGTGAGCAACTACTCATATTTGCCAAAGCACACGCCAAATATTTATTACTACTCGGCTTATGACGGCAACGAAATTGGCAATCCAGATTGTAAAACAGATTTTGTTACCACTGAGTACGGTGAAGAGATTTGTGCCTACTACAGCAACGAAGATGACCAATTGCGCTCGGCGCTAGAAACGAGCTCAGCAGGTTTTATCTATAGTTACGACTTTAACGATGTAACGTGGAATACTGATTTCTTTATTAGTAACACTAAGTCGCGAGCCGTTTCATCGCCAGCGCCAATTGATCAAGTTGACGACACTGAAGGCCCTTGGGTTGGCGAAGAGGCTATTTATGGTGCTTTTTCACCAGAGGTAGCCGATGCATTAATCTACGACATGTGGATAGATCCGTTTGATACGCAAGCTGGACAACAGCTTTGGGGCTTTAGGTACGATGCGCGTTTCGCAAGTCCACGTACTGTTGATATCGAAACCGATGCAATGCGTTTAGTGTCGAGTTTATCAGGCGAATGGGGTGAGTGGTTTTGGGAAACGGGTATCACGTTATCAAAATCTGAATCTGAACAAGTAGCTAGTGCGGGTATTTACAACCGCTACAAGTATCACGCAGTAAGCACAGGCGAATTATGCAGTAACGGCTCAATTGCTGATTACGACTACGACAGCGATACACTTAGCTGTGGTGCGGGTGAATTGCTTGGCACGTACAACCCATTTTTATCGGGAGATGCAACCAACGATGCGTTACTCGCAATGGCTCAAGAAATGCCAACTCGCGACGGTGAAAGCACCGTTTACGGCATTGATGCAAAAATTTCTGGTGATATCGCCGAAGTCAACGATCATATGATAAGCGCAGCCTTTGGCGTTGAATTTAGACGCGAAGAAATCAACGATATTCCGTCGATGAATGCTCGAGCACGGTTTGAAAACGACTACTTAGTTGATGTTTTTGGTTTTGGTTCAAGTTTATCACAAGCGGATCGCAATCAATGGGGAGCCTTTGCTGAATTTTACTGGCCAATTACCGATCAGATAGAGTTGCAACTTGCCGGTCGTTACGACGATTACAACGACTTTGGCGATACCTTTAACCCTAAGGTTGGTGTCACTTATCGCCCGCATGAATCGGTTATCTTGCGCGCAGCGTGGTCAACATCATTTAGAGCGCCTTCACTCACCCAGGCAGGTGTAAAACTAAGAACAACGACAGCAACTTACGATTGCTCGGCAAACCAAGCAGTAGCTGACTTATACTGTGAAGGCGATGGTTTTACCTCAAGCCCAAATGTTTTGGAGTTGGGTAACGCTAATTTGAAACCCGAAGAATCAGAGTCGGTTAGCCTCGGTTTTGCATGGAGCCCGTCTTCAGATACCCATTTATCACTTGATTACTGGTCGTTTAAGCACGAACAGCTGATTGATACCGATATGACAGCAGTGCTAAATGATGCCATTAACGATGCCTCACTTCGCCATTGTGGTTTAGTGCCCGAAGGCAGCATGGGTATTTCATATGAAGAAGTGCTTTGTAGCGGTATTGTCGATGATGGTGTGCTCTACGAATTCTTAGATAGCAACGGTTTGAACATTGAGCAAGACGGGGCGAATTTAACACAAATTTTAGATCAATGGGTTGCCGCTGGCTTTGGTCGAGAGGATGCCTTACCTTTATACCGCGATCATGTTATCCAGTTAGATAACACAGGTACACAGGAGGTAAGTGGCTTTGATTTAGCCTTTGATCACAGTGTCAATTTTGCCGAAGGTCGTTTAACTTTCTCTATTGATGGCACGCATTACGCAAGTTTTGAGCGCAATCTTGCCGGTTCAAGCGATGTTGAAGAGCTCATTGGAACTTGGCGTTATCCTGAAAATATCGCAAGCTTTAGACTTGGCTGGGTAGGCGAGCAGTTTTACACCAGTATCACGGCTGATTACACAAGCTCATATCAAGACGATATAAAACGATTACGCGGTCGTAATATTGATGAACTTGAAGCGTTAGGTGAGTTAGATGCTAACGGCGAACGCGATGTTGATTCATGGACAACCGTGCGTTTTAACATGGGCTATGATTTCGACAATATGAACCTCAACTTTACGGTGCACAACTTGTTTGATGAAGAGCCGCCGGTAGCTTATGGTTCACGTCGTGGTTTTGATTCTATCAACCACAATGCGCTAGGTGTCAACTACCAGTTATCATTTAGCTACTTCTTTAAGTAA
- a CDS encoding cyanophycinase, translating to MRLFSAILLLFSAITLAKTENTPYKPSQLFLVGGGLKSCSSMSKNQCLTPEKHQEIEVNNSKTHALFQLNHKTRAQVFALMDQEYSAEHAKQLKKLLNKAIKNASKTPVSKGEMVKFLKTFDNNQLINRLSDPEYFLLLDALEIAQIDKVTGERLQETVDLDRSKNSFTPQIYRDFVKRAQRLTHQQRPHILVVTASARDSFEAVDFYIQAFVQAGANTQWLPIDASLQPLISATANDRANLCDQLPTKRLAIQKSAYREAIYPDLVHQQRLACLEPQRLLEQVKQADGIFINGGDQSLTKQAFIKANGQDTEVMALIREKFDRGNFIIGGTSAGTAVMAGGQFNQHAMVMITSGQSDRAMFYGAHADVVPTEGCQKSNTCNDAPNDQLTYATSGGLGLFNLGILDTHFSERGRQGRLAVLAHTTQHQLAFGVDERTALVVTRLNQDKHELSVVGQSGVFIVENPLIANNTNANNTDTNNTPSRLTVKTHYIHQGDSLVVNDTGTLKFSLSKDKVVTEQTTGLLPEINNIFAGENYLKAAKLLCLSDQTELIGNVSYDNQRGKVIVTKTEHSVSVQGLYQLAKVEKHDCSYTHYQLTLSH from the coding sequence ATGCGACTATTTTCTGCAATTTTGCTGCTATTTTCTGCCATAACGCTGGCAAAAACCGAAAACACACCTTACAAACCAAGCCAGCTTTTTTTAGTTGGTGGCGGTTTAAAATCTTGTTCATCAATGTCAAAAAACCAATGTTTGACACCCGAAAAGCATCAAGAAATAGAAGTTAACAACAGCAAAACCCATGCGCTTTTTCAGCTAAACCACAAAACGCGAGCACAAGTTTTCGCCTTAATGGATCAAGAATATTCTGCTGAGCATGCTAAACAATTAAAAAAATTACTTAATAAAGCGATAAAAAACGCGAGTAAAACCCCGGTTAGCAAAGGGGAAATGGTTAAGTTTTTAAAAACATTTGATAACAACCAACTCATTAATCGACTATCCGACCCTGAATATTTTTTACTCTTAGATGCCTTAGAAATTGCTCAGATTGATAAAGTAACCGGCGAAAGGCTGCAGGAAACCGTCGATTTAGACCGCTCAAAAAATAGTTTTACCCCGCAGATCTATCGCGACTTTGTTAAACGAGCACAACGGCTAACTCACCAACAACGACCCCATATTTTGGTGGTAACAGCATCGGCAAGAGATAGTTTTGAAGCGGTTGATTTTTATATTCAAGCGTTTGTTCAAGCTGGCGCAAATACGCAGTGGCTACCAATTGACGCAAGCTTGCAGCCGCTTATTAGTGCTACAGCAAACGATAGAGCAAACCTGTGTGATCAACTGCCAACCAAACGACTAGCAATCCAAAAGTCAGCCTACCGCGAAGCTATTTATCCTGACTTAGTTCATCAGCAACGCCTTGCATGTCTAGAACCACAGCGCTTGCTCGAACAAGTAAAACAGGCCGATGGGATTTTTATTAACGGCGGCGATCAATCGCTAACTAAGCAAGCATTTATTAAGGCCAATGGCCAAGACACCGAGGTAATGGCATTAATTCGAGAAAAGTTTGACCGTGGTAATTTTATTATTGGCGGCACTAGTGCTGGTACTGCAGTTATGGCAGGCGGTCAATTTAATCAGCACGCTATGGTGATGATCACCAGTGGCCAAAGTGATAGAGCCATGTTTTATGGTGCCCACGCCGATGTTGTGCCTACCGAGGGCTGTCAAAAATCAAATACTTGTAACGATGCGCCAAACGATCAACTCACTTATGCAACGAGCGGCGGCTTGGGACTGTTCAATCTTGGTATTTTAGATACCCATTTCTCAGAGCGCGGTCGTCAGGGACGTTTAGCCGTACTAGCACATACGACTCAACATCAACTCGCTTTTGGCGTAGATGAGCGGACAGCTTTAGTGGTAACTAGACTAAACCAAGATAAACACGAATTATCTGTCGTTGGTCAATCGGGTGTGTTTATTGTTGAAAATCCACTGATTGCTAACAATACAAACGCTAATAATACTGACACCAACAACACACCTAGTCGCTTGACGGTTAAAACTCACTATATTCACCAAGGCGATAGTCTCGTCGTAAATGACACCGGCACACTTAAGTTTTCATTGTCAAAAGATAAAGTTGTAACCGAGCAAACGACGGGGCTATTACCTGAAATCAACAATATTTTTGCTGGTGAAAATTATCTGAAGGCAGCTAAATTATTGTGCTTATCGGATCAAACTGAGTTAATCGGTAATGTCTCTTACGATAACCAACGTGGTAAGGTAATAGTGACAAAAACTGAGCACAGTGTTTCTGTACAAGGGTTATATCAGTTGGCGAAGGTCGAAAAGCACGACTGCTCATATACTCACTATCAGCTGACGTTAAGCCACTAA
- a CDS encoding putative bifunctional diguanylate cyclase/phosphodiesterase, which produces MKDDAEFSSSVLAGRYKRLQQFIWLAQFVIAMVITSNYFAGVDVAETPILITAFIINFVSLACLYSKQFTLSSAILLLNGAFVITSLMFINNGLRDSAIVGLPGILVFAAIVGSSRLFYFVFAYVICFVIGLGYYDLELGHMREMAPINWSVVADIVVILLVIGLTVKQLVNELKRMTNRLTYEHQQATQSKEEIQRIAHHDALTGLPNRYLAQDRFQQSLAHVSRSGELVGLLFIDLDHFKPVNDNLGHDIGDMVLIEVAKRITAVVRKRDSVCRIGGDEFVVIIEANNSQSSVGDVATKILETLREPFYVSSHRIEISASIGVALAPNDGVEFEELSKKADLAMYKSKALGRDACSFFDEELNQELALKGQLVEQLRTAIVNKTLDLYFQPVIDLTRQKLISVEALVRWNNGVNLWIEPAVFIPLAEENGMIHEIGHRVLKESCIQCATWRKNGYPNLTVSVNLSAHQLRDNQLATNVLEILNITALPPQALTLEIKESALKSKHNQVAKQVNALKKLGVSICIDDYGYGHSNLIELYHMAVDSIKLDRRLVNEMEHNRDQQKLLDGLLSFAQYIGIDVIAKGIESESFLTRLKNKQCQFGQGFELCEPLSLDDLTLYLERNYR; this is translated from the coding sequence ATGAAAGATGACGCTGAATTTTCATCATCAGTATTAGCAGGACGCTATAAACGACTCCAACAATTTATTTGGTTGGCGCAATTTGTTATCGCGATGGTGATCACAAGCAACTATTTTGCTGGTGTGGATGTAGCTGAAACTCCAATATTGATTACCGCGTTTATCATTAACTTTGTCAGTTTGGCTTGTTTATATAGCAAGCAGTTCACCTTATCTTCTGCTATTTTGCTGCTCAACGGCGCCTTTGTCATAACTAGCTTAATGTTTATTAATAATGGTCTGCGTGATAGCGCTATTGTCGGCCTACCGGGTATTTTAGTGTTCGCCGCGATCGTCGGTTCTTCGCGCTTGTTCTACTTTGTTTTTGCCTACGTAATTTGTTTTGTCATTGGGCTAGGTTATTACGATTTAGAGCTTGGTCATATGCGAGAAATGGCGCCGATTAATTGGAGTGTTGTTGCTGATATCGTGGTTATTTTGTTGGTTATCGGCCTGACGGTTAAGCAACTCGTTAATGAGCTGAAAAGGATGACTAATCGACTGACCTATGAACATCAGCAGGCGACCCAAAGCAAAGAAGAAATCCAACGCATTGCTCATCACGACGCACTGACCGGGCTGCCCAATCGCTATTTAGCTCAAGATAGATTCCAGCAATCACTTGCTCATGTCTCTCGAAGTGGTGAACTCGTTGGCTTGTTGTTTATCGATTTAGATCACTTTAAGCCGGTTAATGACAACTTAGGTCATGATATTGGCGATATGGTATTAATCGAAGTGGCGAAGCGCATAACTGCCGTTGTGCGCAAGCGCGATTCTGTTTGTCGGATTGGTGGTGATGAGTTTGTTGTTATTATTGAAGCGAATAACAGCCAAAGTTCGGTTGGCGATGTTGCCACTAAAATTCTTGAAACCTTACGAGAGCCTTTTTATGTAAGTTCTCATCGCATCGAAATTTCAGCGTCCATTGGCGTCGCTTTAGCGCCTAATGACGGCGTTGAATTTGAAGAGCTTAGTAAAAAAGCCGATTTAGCCATGTATAAATCAAAGGCACTGGGCAGAGATGCGTGTAGCTTTTTTGATGAGGAATTAAACCAAGAGCTAGCGCTCAAGGGGCAATTAGTTGAGCAACTTAGGACGGCTATTGTTAATAAAACACTCGATTTATACTTTCAGCCGGTGATCGATTTAACCAGGCAAAAATTGATCAGTGTCGAAGCGTTAGTGCGGTGGAATAATGGCGTTAACTTGTGGATAGAGCCAGCGGTATTTATTCCCTTGGCTGAAGAAAATGGCATGATCCACGAGATTGGCCATCGCGTTTTAAAAGAATCGTGTATTCAATGTGCTACATGGCGAAAAAACGGCTATCCGAATTTAACGGTTTCCGTCAACTTAAGTGCCCATCAGTTAAGAGATAACCAATTAGCAACTAACGTCTTGGAAATACTTAATATTACGGCGTTACCACCACAAGCACTGACGTTAGAAATCAAAGAATCAGCGTTAAAAAGTAAGCACAATCAGGTCGCTAAGCAAGTTAATGCACTTAAAAAATTAGGTGTGTCGATTTGTATTGATGATTACGGTTATGGTCATTCAAATCTTATTGAGCTTTATCACATGGCTGTCGACTCGATTAAGCTTGATCGCAGGTTAGTTAATGAAATGGAGCACAATCGCGACCAACAAAAACTACTCGATGGCTTGTTATCTTTTGCTCAATATATAGGTATTGATGTGATTGCTAAAGGTATTGAGTCGGAGAGCTTTTTAACTCGGCTAAAAAATAAACAGTGCCAGTTTGGTCAAGGTTTTGAGTTGTGTGAGCCGCTTTCGCTAGACGATCTAACACTCTATTTAGAACGAAATTATCGCTAA